The following nucleotide sequence is from Dunckerocampus dactyliophorus isolate RoL2022-P2 chromosome 7, RoL_Ddac_1.1, whole genome shotgun sequence.
TGATTCCAAACTTGGATTTTTCGGCGTACGTGACTGACCTTTACTTTGTCTTTGCTCCAGAAGTGTCCAAGGCTTGCTCATGATGTACAGCTTCATGGGAGGGGGGCTGTTTTGCGCCATCGTGGGGAACATCTTGCTGGTGGTCTCCACAGCAACCGACTACTGGATCCAGTACCGCCTGTCAGGCAGCTTCGCCCACCAGGGACTGTGGAGGTACTGCATGTCGGGCAAGTGCTACATGCAGACCGACAGCATCGGTAAGCTTGGCTCCCTTCAGCAGGAACACACAATGTGTCACATGCACTACAAGCTAGTCGAGCTCGTACTCCACCTGTCATAATCCTCAATACATTAGGAACACCAACCTAAAACCAGAAGCAAAGCCATGTGTTTGTCCATTTGTTGGCTACTTCCTGCTTGATGAAAGACAGGGGTACGTTTCCACTTTTCATTGTCATGACTCCTTTGgcactaaaatgacaaaaagagaaaataagataaaagtcaaacatggtggagCGACATGCAGTACAGTCCCTCGCTTGTGGTGAGTCACCATtacagacacctagtgaccaatgtaaaatactacatgcACAAGTTTATGgcttaatatttgtattttacttaatttagccatttttatgcttggaatgcttaatttgggcaaaaactaCATACatcttgcttaaatatgcacatttttggactaataataggccatagtcaaccacgaaaaaataaatgattaagtcaTTTTTGAAAGAAGGCGATGCAACAAATTCCAATCATAGAAGTTATCCGTAACAGATGTGTATTTGTTTATTGGTACATTTGCTGGCTAGCAGGTATGCTATATCCTAGTTCATGGAGTATGACATAAAATGGCGGGACTGTAATGTTTGTGAATTTTGGGGTAGGTGTAATGCTTCCATCAAGcaacaaaaagagaaaataaattctGTAATATAAGTGgatgaattttactcagtatcgggcTGGACACAAAGtcagtggtattgcacatcGCTACGACTCAGCAactgtcacttcccaggccacgcctcttaaagggatagttgggatgttttgacatgaatttgtttgacatccccatcagcagtgtagtgcatctaTGGTGATTTAaccaaacctctgtgagtcagctccctaatccaataaaagatccagtaaaagatcaaattggaacgaatgggcgtgcaaaatacttttagggcagGACGAATCATCTGGCATGGTAAATCAATgtgatttagtttttttttttttttaacaaagtctcttcaacgcaatagtaactGATTGACGGTTCCTAAACATTAgagttagagcagcacttcctatgcgagctccccgcaccatgacacagcacagGGGGCACAGttagggggaactaccgctgtagctacggagctcAATATctgacgtccaacgtgaaacttcACCACAGGACACGACgggcatgtctgcatggtggtgttgccttttcttctggTTGCGGGTGGCAAGAGCTGACTAGAGACCAGCTTTGAGGaggtgcattaccgcacctGCCATGTTGAAGTGTGGCCAGATCTGttggcagaagccgatattatgATCACgtatgaatttttgaaaaagtgcaacaggagggtgcgatgtttgaaccacgatgtagcaagggacagtGTAAGAACGTGatatacactgtacatatatgATGTAGCAATGGACAGTAAGAAcgtgatatatactgtacatacatgatGTAGCAATGGACAGTAAGAAcgtgatatatactgtacatatatgatgtagcaagggacagtGTAAGAAcgtgatatatactgtacatacaagtaTATGATGTAGCAtatgatgtagcaagggacagtGTAAGAAtgtgatatatactgtacatacaggtaTATGATGTAGCATATGATGTAGCAATGGACAGTAAGAAcgtgatatatactgtacatacaagtaTATGATGTAGCATATGATGTAGCAATGGACAGTAAGAAcgtgatatatactgtacatacaagtaTATGATGTAGCATATGATGTAGCAATGGACAGTAAGACCgtgatacagtcaaacctgtctatagcggccactgaagggaaacggcaaaagtggccgctatagacaggtggccactatagacaggttggcggccattttgaatttgcacacatccatccatccattttctataccgcttcatcctcattaggatcgcgggggcatgctggagcctatcccagccgacttcgggcggcaggtacactctggacaccagccaatcacagggcacatatagacaaacaaccattcacactcacattcatacctatggagaatttggagttgccaattaatctcacctgcatgttttttggtcggagtacccggagaaaacccacgcgcacaccggtagaacatacaaactccacacagaaatgccccattGGAGCCCATCTTCagactgttcctgtattggccaacatgctaaccactagtccaccgtgcagccccacaTATTGACATGGAacactggagcaaaaccaaaagagacataggggaaaacgctctgttgacacatcaacaggtaggtaaatctaggtaacagctccggtgaggaaactagtaatatcaataacaacaatgaaccagcgccgcacattcgacggcgcaGGCCTTTTAtctgccacaaatgttaattgaccgcagttgcacggccaccaggcatgaagcggctgcctctttctccccggagaaggcacagcccgccaaataagagcgcaggacaggggacgctcgctcctgtcctgcagaacgtcacaaatttccatctttgattttttttaaaacacgattttaaaagcaagaaataaaaattttagtgaacgagcccgaggttatatgtacaggatacacGTGAATCACTCATGAATGCGTGTGtacgtgaacaattgagtgcggaggaggtgcaaAGATCgtagtaaactaacaataccatcgctccttccttattgaatgggcttctaatctctgattattatattttagatgttttattcaggtgttttggctattttagaatctattcacggcattgcaaagtggaaagattaccgttttggccgtcattgaatcttttcagggcggcattgcaaagtaagaagacggcttttttatgtcgaactaggactcagtaaatgcgtctgtgtaggctctcagtcgtacaggagttgtccaacgagggaaaggcttcttgagacgtcatctgtacttctgtgaagaaggtgtcggacgtttcgctcctcatccgaagagcttcgtcagcgaactaacaagtgctggtagcctaggccttaaatacagtaagagtgggcggaattggtgtgccaacaccctcctcctattggttcctgacactaagactgggaggagttgtggtctaatcctctccttccattagcacctccgatcaaaggcaAGTGTAGCttcctgtagttgggtatgaatgactctgatactggctcgttagcatctattgttctggctcggccctggctccacctcatctgctaagagctgtgggttttggtctcagtaacctgctgaacacagggtccaaattaaacctcaaaccaccattccgattcaatgatgggttctgttgttagacaaaaatagcttcctttactcctctttcaaaccatctgttttctttggccaaaatctttacctcgctgtcctcaaaagagtgactggttgctttaaggtgtagatgtactgctgattgaggaccactcaaattgtccctgcgatgttgataaagcctttttttggagcatttgcttagtttccccaatgtggtgctctttgcattcctcatctttacagtggatggaatagaccacattgctctgtttttggtttggagccttgtctttaggatgcactcatttttgtctcagggtatttactggtttgaaataggttggaattttgtgttgccataagatcctctggagtttttcggagaccccagctacataagggactaccactcctctcctttttgcttctgtgggcttttgggtttctttccctactctcttcttttgacatttgttaaaagcccaccgcgggtacccacaggttgagagtgctctctggacatgttgtgtctcctttttccttccctcagcactagttggtatttgttccgctctatgttggagggtcctaataacccctagtttatgttgtagcgGATGGTTTAAGTTGGTctagcacggtggtctagtggttagcacgttggccaacacagtaacagcctggagatcgggaagacctgggttcgattctcccctgggcatttctgtgtggagtttgcatgttctccccgtgtgcgcgtgagttttctcccacattccaaaaaacatgcaagtggggttaattggcgactctaaattgcccataggtatgaatgtgagtgtgcatggttgttatgttatgtgccctgctattggctggcgaccagtccagggtgtaccccgcctttcgcccgaagtcagctgggataggctccagcatgcccccacgaccctaatgaggaagaagcggtatagaaaatggatgtatggatggtttgattcaaaaagcaggtattggtcagtgtgtgtggcctttctaaagacctctgtaagtagctgtctgtcctctcctataattaccttgcagtctaagaaggctagttggttctctttagtgtcctcgcgagtaaatttgatattggtgtccaccgcattgatgtgatctgtgaaagactgaatttcttgttttttgattatgacaaaggtgtcatccacgtatctaaaccagtgccttggttttgcaCACCAATtagcacaccaattccgcccactcttactgtatggcctaggctaccagcacttgttagtttgcagacgaagctcttcggatgagaagcgaaacgtccgacaccttcttcacagaagtacagatgacgtctcaagaagcctttccctcgtaggactcagtaattaaagtctatacacgacagcttcattgcttaaaaaacgaaacttgttcgtacatgaagcttctgcttgagttggcattttggccgctgtatgcggtcagatattgatcAAGGGATACAAAacgggtggccgctggctgcgttggagaggtgaccgctatacacagggtctacaacacgtacattttccactggggatttttcagtggccgctataggcaggtggccattctatacaggtggccgctaagacaggtttgactgtatatactgtacatatgtaacccgccctgttttgcacctgcccgcaccgggACTCGAACACATGACCTTCggaatgggaggcgagggcgctgaccacacgactaaaagcccggactgtcggccacgtgttcagcgcagctcttgtggcagagggagtgaggtttaccaatgtacacttgcgcagcctcacaggctggcatccgttacacatacagtatatgatggaGCAACGGACAGTGTAAGAAcgtgatatatactgtacatacagtatacgatGCATGAGcgttgctgtgtgtttgtgttttgtagcCTACTGGAACGCCACGCGTGCCTTCATGATCCTGTCGGCCATGTCCTGCTTCGCCGGCATCATCGCAGGGATCCTGTCCTTCGCACACTTCTCTGCCTTCGAAAGGTTCAACCGCTCCTTCGCTGCTGGGATCATGTTCTTTGTTTCGAGTGGgtggaaaacacacaacaagCCAACACAAAGAGTCATGCACGGGTGCAGAAAGAAGAACAGAGGGTACAAACGTGTGACTTCCTTGTGTCCCGCTAGCTCTCTTTGTTCTGCTTGCGATGGCCATCTACACCGGCGTGACCGTCAACTTCCTGGGCAAGCGCTTTGGTGACTGGCGCTTCTCCTGGTCCTACATACTGGGCTGGGTGGCGCTGCTCATGACCTTCTTTGCAGGTGGCCACACTGGCGTTCCTAATCAAGTGTCTCGCAAAAACAGCCAGGTAAAGGCGTGTTCTTGTTTTGCAGGTATATTCTACATGTGCGCCTACAGGATGCatgagtgcagaagagtggcTGGCCCACGTTGACAAGGATGCCAAAGCCTTCCAAAATAAAGCAACCAAATGCCTACCATATCTTCTACTCTTTGTGCTTCTGGACATCACTAAATGTGTCTTCATACATCATTAGTGATACTCAGTCAAATCAAAtcatcatttattgatttaaattattatttatcaaaAGAATTGGCTTGTGCACTAAAATGTGTCGTCCAAAAAGGAGGTCTTTTCAATCATTCCATGTTTATAATAATGATAGTTTCATCAGGCAAATaatactgcaaaaatatttCGATAAATAAATACCCTTTGGGGGTTGGCACTAAAATGATTGTATTGTTTGGGGTGGGGGGATCGTATACAAaaagtactactactgctaataataataataatagaaactTTGATGGGGTTGTTTAAATGTGCCTTGCCTTGTGTATGGTTTTGGTGCAAAAtaatgtgcaaaaaaaccctaaaCTACTGTAGGTCATtttcaataatttaataataataataataatagtttcaTATACAaaaactactgcaaaaatatataaatacatttttaaaaacatttgggGGTGTAAATAGTGAACAAAGTCCCTTGCATCTAACTAAATGACTACTACTAGTGTAAACCCGAATGctcaaattaataataaaaaaaagattgccGTATAATACTGTTAcggtgtggcgtgtgtttgtttggaccccagatgcagaggcgaggagaggcgcaggtttttgccagagtctttaatggacgaaacttgaacaaaaagcgatggtgaaaaacgtaccatgagaaacaaagacacaatttaccctggctgaggcaggtagctgctggaggcaaaaagtaatcggcgagaacaaagctcgggcgtttggtgtagcagcaggttcaataatccgacgcctcacagctggcagcacagggcctaagtaggtcggtgtcaattggagtcaggtgtccagcagctccgcctcccgctgggagtgtggggtctgaagagagagggaaaacaaggagaaggcaggaaccaagcgaggacatggaatgtaacataatacattttttttaaacttgatacctaattacatttttaatttttttaatgcatatctAATTTTTTGGACttcaaattattttaattattaattacatacaattttaattaaacataaattatagtttttactttagtattatttttaatttacaattACTTAATATTTTCAACCATCCATCTGGACAAAAATCAGAATTAACAATTGCATACAACATTTTTACCACTATTTTATTAAGATTACATGATTCATTGCCAATATCAGGACACTTTAAAGATagggttttttattattagaacgatgtgtatatatttatgcaCTGTAAAAGTAATGTCTTAAAACATAATATGACTCATTTTCATTAATTTCATTAAAGAGTGCAAAGGaatttatgtatgttttttctttgaatgtACCAGGCTAATCCCTGTAATATGCCCAAAGATGACATCATATGGTGGTCACTACCCACACGATAATCAACAACAGATtagatgattttttaaatttctataTTTGGCAGCGATTAGACCTGCTACAAGGCAGCCAATAAACCATCATAAATAGTTTaaaagttaataaaggttttgaCCAGCAGGGTGTGTTGTGTGCACAAGAAAGCCTCGAGAAATGAACCTTTACGTGGACCAGTTGGATGGAAAGATTCAAGGTTTCAGGAAGCTTCATTTGGCCATCACTGTCCTCGCTGCTCCGTCAGTTCTGGACAGACTCTTCCCTTCACTCTTATGGGTTCAATCTCCACGCATGCGCATTGTGTGCTCCACAATCAGACGCCGTCAAGGCGAACCGCCATCCTTGATTGAATCAGGTAACATCTTCGAAATGCACACACTTTCCGAGCAGTGTCAAGTGTCGTTATGAATGTCAGAAGCACGTCGCTTTTCTCTCAGCGATATTTCAAAAGCAGCGTTTGATTTACCGAGTGGTTTGATTAGCTTACTCCTGCTACCTGAGCCAGTGTTAGCTAACCTTTCTTATTACTGAGAGCATAGCCTTGCTATAGTCGACTTTATGCCGTTGGAAATGTCTTGTTGTCTTCTTTATATTTCGCATTTATATAACATATTTCGAAGACATTTAAGTAAGTGCAGTCCACAGTTAGTGCGTTAGGACCATGGCGGACATGCTAATGCGCTAGCAAGACGGCACACGTGCCACTCCACAGCCCACAGAGCAGCACAATAGCATTAAGTTGGTCACATTCTCACAACCCTTAAAATAATTGCACATGCTGTATTTCTGTCTGTGCAGGTGAATGTGGGCAAACCGTCCTGAAGACTTTTGGGGGTAAATGTAAGTATAAATACGTATAAATATCTAAAATTGATTCTGGTAACAGTACTATTGAAAGTACTTTAAGTAAAACTACAAAAGTTTATCATTATAAATTTGGAAAATAATTGGAAAAGCATGTAGTGCGGCTGGTCAGGCTGAGtgattaaattataatttttacgACTTTATATCAACTGTAGAAggactagaccaggggtcaccaacgtggtgcccgcggacCCCCCTCGACTGCATAAGGTGctcgcaagcctgcttttcattcaggttttcagttaataatgaaagaacagtagaaagaaatgcattgtgaaatacaacatgtgagttgtggacaccagcattttgttcatgttctggtaatacaagtatattcactttgtttgggttaaaaataagctctgaaaataaatgttacaaaaatgagtagctctcacaaggaaaaacgttggtgacccctggactagactataaaaatatttttgaagcgCTATAACACTAAAGTAGGAACATCATATTAAAGTATCAATATGAATAATTTGAGATATAAGTCGAGACCATAAAAATCTTATGTTCAAGAACAAAGGCATAATATATGAGGAAAATTAGGAATCATCATTCATCCCTGTCTTGGTTACGTGGCCAGGACAGTAAACAATGTGTTTGAAGTCAACTTTGAATAAAAGCATACAAAAGATGTCAAACTTAATGTTGATCTTTAAAACAATGACCTACACTTTGTCGCACCACTTAACCACAGTTACTTTCCCTGTATAGTGCCCCAGCTCTTCACCAGGGCTGACTGGGCAGGACACTGTCTGTGCTCTGAGCCACAAACCTCCACAAACAGGTGCAACAGTGTCACTGTCTTCACTTGCACTGCTCCTTGAGCTTTGCTTTGGCCTGCACTTCAGTTACCATCTGAGGGAATCCAAATCGGAACATTTTATGTTATTAGTACTGGaattttgataaacatgtttttgtttttatcaagattcaagagttttattgtcatatgcatagtaaaacaggcagttgtactatgcaatgaaattcttattctgttcattcttccaagaaaagaaagaaaacacaagaaaaagaataagaacataaataccaataaattaagtgaCAACAGAAgggacattaatacaaataaataaataaataaataaagtgctatgagtgtgtgagtgtgttgcgtgtgtgagtgcttcgttgagaagcctgatggcctgtgggtaaaaactgtttgccagccttgtgggcctggacttcaaactcctggaTGTgcaattgtggactctgactgactggggcctgcctgttagaaagttaaacacccagttacagtgggggggtgacaggccaagtgtgaggagcttattgcAGGTATATGCTGAATTTCAGCGGATAATCAATAAAAATCTGCCGAATTCCTTCTATGCTGGGCTCGACATGCACTCCTCCGTCTGATGACAATGTTCAGACAAAAGGCTTCTAAAACCAACAAGACAGCTGATGTCTTGGCAGCCATTTTCAAAGTTCATGATGAACAGGTGTGTATTACTAAGCTCAGTAATGTTCGCTTCTAACTTCATATATGTGAAGGCTTCATATTGTCAACAGACAATATGATTAGAGATGTTGTTCTTTACCTTGACATGTTTCATCTGCAGTACTGCTAGCCTTCAGAAGTGTTACCGGTGTACGCTGATGTGTCATTAATCAGCAGCTGCCAAGGTAAAGTTTAACATCTCTAATCCTGTTAAATGAATCCTGTTCATATAGATttgtattactgtggtatgtgAAGAAGTAGATTATTTTTATCATGCATAATTcacatatacactgctcaaaaaaattacaggaaccctttgaaaacacatcagatctaaacggggggaaaatgatcttcaATACCTTTCCTAATAATAAGTAgatgatgtattagtaacaaaatgatgctacataatttgatagaactgaaaatgatcaccctagagaggggggaaatcaaagacaccccaaaaatgaaagtgaaaaaatgatgcagcacactggtccattatgctaaaatgtcattgtagcaactcaaaatgattctcagtagtttgtgtggcccccacgtgcttgtacacatgcctgacaatgtcggggcatgctcctaatgagactacagatggtgtcctgggggatctcctcccagatctggaccagagcatcactgcggtacctggacgcatggaggagattccaggagagcggtagttactccaggagagctggacagggccgtagaaggcccttcaacccttagcaggattgatatctgctcctttgtgcaaggaggaacaggatgatcactgccagagccctacaaaatgacctccagcaggccactggtgtgaatgtttctgaccaaacaatcagaaacaggctccatgagggtggcctgagggcccgatgtcctgtagtgggccctgtgctcactgcccagcaccgtagagctcgattggcatttgccatagactcaccagaattggcaagtacaccactggtgccctgtgctcttc
It contains:
- the lim2.5 gene encoding lens intrinsic membrane protein 2.5, with translation MMYSFMGGGLFCAIVGNILLVVSTATDYWIQYRLSGSFAHQGLWRYCMSGKCYMQTDSIAYWNATRAFMILSAMSCFAGIIAGILSFAHFSAFERFNRSFAAGIMFFVSTLFVLLAMAIYTGVTVNFLGKRFGDWRFSWSYILGWVALLMTFFAGIFYMCAYRMHECRRVAGPR